The following coding sequences lie in one Cannabis sativa cultivar Pink pepper isolate KNU-18-1 chromosome 5, ASM2916894v1, whole genome shotgun sequence genomic window:
- the LOC133037816 gene encoding F-box/LRR-repeat protein At3g48880 — translation MEESYCASRRWEDLDTDILVKIFQSFDIFELTKGIAHVCSAWRLACCDPLLWKTLDLSMLKSNFIKIPLEPYVYVDGRSDKILTRVLKISLSLSRGSILTLIFHFNLYVSDDQLTYTAERCPRLKRLVLPAWNRIKKTGICKAIRAWTDLESLTMPSIANPPYFMEEISNNCKNFSELKIMGPCDMLCASTLVRCLPKLKVLSLRCSMLNKDALIMILDGLQHLEVLNISHCLLIEVPPPPASKRIVKELDHLILEKASRLRQFLTCMEEDTCLMCQRTKSDEGLMRWYKYEEGMWKADEVSSLAL, via the exons ATGGAAGAGAGTTACTGTGCTTCGAGAAGATGGGAAGACTTGGACACTGACATATTGGTGAAGATTTTCCAGTCATTTGATATATTTGAGTTAACAAAAGGAATTGCTCATGTGTGTAGCGCATGGAGACTTGCTTGTTGTGATCCTTTGCTATGGAAAACACTCGATTTATCGATGTTGAAATCGAATTTCATAAAAATCCCATTAGAGCCTTATGTTTATGTTGATGGTCGATCGGATAAAATTTTGACTCGGGTGTTGAAGATCTCCTTGAGTCTCAGCCGTGGAAGCATTTTGACCTTGATCTTCCATTTTAACTTGTACGTGAGCGACGATCAGTTGACTTACACAGCCGAAAG GTGTCCGCGGCTTAAACGACTTGTTCTTCCAGCTTGGAACAGAATAAAAAAGACAGGAATATGCAAGGCCATTCGTGCATGGACAGATCTCGAATCACTGACGATGCCCAGCATAGCAAATCCACCATACTTCATGGAAGAGATCTCCAATAACTGCAAAAATTTCAGTGAGCTCAAGATCATGGGTCCCTGTGACATGTTATGTGCTTCTACACTAGTCAGATGCCTTCCCAAACTGAAGGTATTAAGTCTCCGGTGCTCAATGCTTAATAAGGATGCTCTGATCATGATCTTGGATGGATTACAACACCTAGAAGTTCTCAACATTTCACATTGCCTTTTAATCGAAGTCCCTCCGCCCCCTGCATCCAAAAGGATTGTTAAAGAACTCGATCATTTGATCCTCGAGAAAGCATCTCGGTTACGCCAATTTCTAACATGCATGGAAGAAGACACTTGCCTCATGTGCCAACGAACGAAAAGTGACGAAGGGCTCATGAGGTGGTACAAATATGAAGAAGGAATGTGGAAAGCTGATGAGGTTAGCTCACTTGCTCTGTAA